The Streptomyces griseiscabiei genomic sequence CCTGCAGTACTGGCGTTCGCTCGGGCGTCCCGGCAAGCAGCGGCTGCTGACCTGGCGCGGCGGCTACCACGGGGACACCTGGCAGCCGATGTCGGTGTGCGACCCCGAGGGCGGGATGCACGAGCTGTGGCAGGGCGTCCTGCCCCGGCAGGTGTTCGTGGACCCGCCGCCGGTGGAGTACGAGGAGGCGTACGCGCAGGAGCTGCGCTCGGCGATCGAACGGCACGCCGACGATCTGGCCGCCGTGATCGTGGAGCCGGTGGTGCAGGGCGCGGGCGGAATGCGGTTCCACTCCCCCGCGTATCTGCGGGTGCTGCGCGAGGCGTGCGACGCGCACGACGTGCTGCTGGTGTTCGACGAGATCGCGACCGGGTTCGGGCGCACGGGCGCGCTGTTCGCGGCCGACCACGCGGCGGTGACGCCGGATGTGATGTGTGTCGGCAAGGCGTTGACCGGCGGTTATCTGACGATGGCGGCGGCGCTGTGCACCGCCCGGGTGGCCGACGGGATCTCCCGGGGCGAGGTGCCGGTGCTGGCCCATGGGCCCACCTTCATGGGCAACCCGCTGGCCGCGGCCGTCGCCTGTGCCTCGATCGAGCTGCTGCTCGGTCAGGACTGGCTCGCCGAGGTCAAGCGCGTCGAGACGGGGCTGCGCGACGGGCTCGCGCCGGCGCGCGAGGTCCCGGGGGTGAAGGACGTGCGCGTCCTCGGCGCGATCGGTGTGGTGCAGCTCGACCACCCGGTGGACATGGAGGCGGCGACGGCGGCCGCGGTCCGCGAGGGCGTGTGGTTGCGGCCCTTCCGGGATCTCGTCTACACGATGCCGCCGTACGTCACGGGCGACGAGGACGTGGCGCGGATCGCGCGCGCGGTGTGCGCGGCCGTGCGGGAGGGATGACATGACGGTCCTGGTGATCACGGGGACGGGCACGGAGGTCGGCAAGACGGTCGTCACGGCGGCCGTCGCGGCGGCGGCCGTCGCTGCCGGGCGGTCCGTGGCCGTGCTCAAGCCCGCGCAGACGGGTGTACGGCCGGACGAGCGCGGCGACGCGGACGAGGTGGCCCGGCTCGCGGGGACCGTGACGGCGCGTGAGCTCGCGCGCTATCCCGAGCCCCTGGCCCCGGGGACCGCGGCCCGGCGGTCCGGGCTGCCGCCCGTGCACCCCGAGGACGTCGCCGAGGCGGCGGCCAAGCTGGCCGTCGACCACGATCTGGTCCTGGTCGAGGGCGCGGGCGGCCTCCTCGTCCGGTTCGACGAGGCGGGCGGCACCCTGGCGGACACGGCACGGCTGCTCGCGGCGCCGGTCCTGCTGGTCGCCCCGGCCGGGCTGGGCACGCTGAACACGACCGAGCTGACGGCCCGCGAACTCGCCGCGCGGGAGCTGGAGCTGGCGGGCGTCGTCATCGGCAGCTGGCCCGGTTCGCCGGACCTGGCGTGCCGCTGCAACCTGGCGGACCTGCCGGTGGTGGCGAACGCTCCGCTGCTGGGGGCGGTGCCCGCGGGGGCGGGGGCGTTGGCCCCGGCCGACTTCCGCGTGGCGTCCACGGGTTGGCTGGCGCCGCGGTTGGGCGGCGCGTGGGACGCCGCCGCTTTCACGGCGGCGCAGGGTTCCGCCGACGTCTGAGGCCGACCGCGCGCCCCGTCAGGGGCGCGGCTGTCACGGCGCCGACTGCTCACCCAGCAACCGCACCAACTCGATCCGCGACCTGATCCCCAACCGCGAGAACACCCCCCGCAGATGGTGGTCGATCGTGCGCGGGCTCAGCAGCAGCCGCGCGGCGATCTCCCGGTTGGTGGCGCCCTCCGCCGCCATGCGGGCGATCATCAGCTGCTGGGCGGTGAGGCGGGCGGCGAGATCCTCGGTGCCGGGCGCGGCGGGGGCGCGCTCCCCGAGGGCCCGGAGCTCCGCACGGGCCTGGGCCGCGCAGTGCGGTGAGCCGAAGTGGTCGAAGGCCTCCAGCGCGCTGTGCAGCCGGTCGCGGGCCTCGGTGCGGTTGCGGAGCCGCCGCAGGGCGCTGCCGAACAGGAGTTCCGTACGGGCGCGTTCGAAGTCACGGGTGCCGGAGGCGTGCAGGTCGAGCGCGGTGCGGTAGTGCTCGACGGCCTCCTCCCCGGTCGCGAGGAGGGCCCGGCAGCGGGCGCTGAGGGCGAGGTCGTCGGCGCTGCGGACGGTGCGGGCCCAGCGGTCGTAGTCGGCGTGCGCGGCGACGGCCACCCGGGTCTCGCCGGTACGGACGGCGGCCTCGACGTAGTGCGGGGTGGCGAGGTGCCGGATGGCGCGGTGGCCGTGTCCGGGGCCGAACCCGGCGAGGGCGCGGAGCCGGGCGGCCGAGGCGGCGTACCGGCCGGTGCTCAGGTCGAGGAAGGCGAGGGCGAAGATGGCGAGCGCGGCGGGCAGTCCGAGGCCGCGCTCCAGGGCGTAGGCGCGGGCGGACTCGGCGCGCTCCCGGCACACCTGCTCGTCGCCGGTGACGGCGGCGAACATCGCGAGGGCGGCCTGCAGATGGCAGGCGCCGTTGTCCTGCCCGGTGGCGTGCGCCTGGCGCAGGGCGTCCAGGGCGGCGGCCTCGGCGGCCTTGGGGCGTCCGGTCCAGAACTCGGCGTAGGCCCGGAACTCCATGGCCTGCGGCACGGTCACCGTCTCGCCGCGGGCCCGTGCGGAGGCGGCGGCGCGGGCGGTGGCGGTGAAGGCACGGGTGTGGTCGCCGAGGAGGAGGGCGGCGATCCCGGAGTGGATGAGCTGGGTGGGGTCGCCGCCGGGACCGCAACGGTCGGCGGCGGCTTCGAGGACGTCACGGGCGTCGTCGTAGCGTCCCTCGAACGCGGCGGCGAGTGCGCCGAGGGTGCTGGGCGGGAGGATGCCGAGTCCGTCGGCGACGGCGGCGGCCTCCCGGCAGCGGCGGAGGTCCCCGGTGTAGATGGCCGCCTCGGTGGCTCGTGCGAGCAGGTGTGCGGCACGGTCCGGGGTGGGGGCGCCGACGTGCCGGACGGCGGCGGTGAGCAGGGCGTCGAAGGCCTCGGCGGCGTTTCCGGCGCGCAGGGCGAGCAGTCCGCCGAGGGCGTCGTCGTCGGTGGCGGCGACGAGCCGGCGGGCCCGGTCGCCGTCGCCGGACTGCCAGGCCTCGGCGGCGGCCTGGGCGAGCAGGGGCGCGCGTTCGGCCGGTTCGGGGGTGAGGCCGGCGGCGCGTTCGGCGAGGGCGGAGGCGAGGGTGGGGTCGCCGATGGCACGTGCCACCCGTGCCGCGAGCCGGAGTTCGGCGGCGAGCCGGCGGCTGGGTCCGAGGGCGGCGGCGGCCCGGTGCCAGGAGCGGCCGGGTCTCTCGCCCTCGCCGCTGAGCACGGCGGCGAGGAGGCGGTGGGCCTCGCGCCGGTCGGCCATGGACGCCGACTCGTAGACGGCGATCCGGGTCCAGGCGTCCCGGAAGACGATGCCCTGGGCGGTGGTGTGGGCGAGGCCCGCCGCCTCCGCCGCATCGAGGGGGCGGGTGTCGAGGCCGGCGGCGGTGACGGCGCGCGCGTAGGCGTGGGTCGGCACCGGGTACTCGTCGGCGGCGGCGAGGAGCAGCAGGAAGCGGGTGTCGTCGGGCAGGGCCCGTACCTCCCGCCGGTGGGTGCGCAGCAGGGCGGGGGCCAGCGTCAGGGGCTCGGCGGGCAGCGGGTCGAGGCCCGTGAGCTGGCGCCGGGTCAGGGCCGCGGCGAGTTCCGCGGCGGCCCGTGGGTCACCGTGGGCGGCGTGCAGCAGCCGTACGCGCACGCCTTCGGACAGCGTGGGCACGGGGGCCGACGCTGTGTCCGGGCTCGACCACACGTTCATGGGGGGCGGTGGCGAGCGATGCGGAAGTCGTGGGGGGTTCACCGGAGTCACCACGCTCATCACGTTACTGGCGGGTTAACCGGCCAGTAAAGACCGGCGATTTCGCCGATGCGGCGCGCGTAGACCCCGCTGACACTCCTGACGAACCCCACCCGTTTCAGGAGGCACCATGCATCGCCGCATGCGCCGTATCGCCACGGCCCTCGCGACCGTGACCAGCACGCTCCTTGTGTCGCTCTCCTTCTCTGCGTCCTCCGCCCAGGCCGCCACCCACAACCCGGTCGTCTTCGTGCACGGACTGAGCAGTTCGTCCAGCAGCTGGGACGACTGGATCGCGTACTTCAAGGCCGACGGCTACACGTCCTCCGAGCTGTACTCCTGGTCCTACGACTGGGGCCAGTCGAACGCCACCACGGCGGCCCAGCTGAAGACCAAGATCGACAGTGTGCGCGCCTCGACGGGCGCCGCGAAGGTCGACGTGGTCGTGCATTCCATGGGCGCGCTCAGCTCCCGCTACTACCTGAAGAACCTCGGCGGGACGTCGTCCGTGGACGACTTCGTCTCCGCGGCCGGGGTGAACCACGGGACGACCGTCGCCGGTTGGTGCCGGTGGCTCTACACGTCCTGTTCGGAGATGTACACCGGCAGTTCGTTCCTGACGTCGCTCAACTCCGGTGACGAGACGCCGGGCAGTGTGTCGTACGCCAGCTACTGGTCCAACTGCGACGACGCGCTCACCCCGGACACCACCGCGATCCTCAGCGGCGCGACGAACGTGGAGGTCGGCTGTGTCTCGCACAACGAGATGAACAACGACCACGGCGTGTACGAGCAGGTCCGGGACTTCATCGCCTGACCGGGCGCCCGGCGCACGGGCCGCCGGCGCGTCGCACCGCGCTCCCCCCACACCCGTCGCACAGTCGTTCCCCACGGCTGTGCGACGGGTGAGCCGGTGCTTCCCGGGGGACAATCGCGGTATCTGCCGTCCTCTTCGGGAGGTCCTCATGGCCCGCGCCCGCACCGCGAAGGACGCCGTCCACCACCCCCTCTTCGCCCGGTTCTACGCCAGACTCAGCGTGTCGGCGGAGCCGAGGATCGGGCCGCTGCGCGACGAGTTGCTCGCCGGGCTCTCGGGGCGGGTGATCGAGATCGGCGCCGGGAACGGTCTGAACTTCGCGCGCTACCCGGGCACGGTCTCGGAGGTGGTGGCGATCGAACCGGAGCACTCCCTGCGGCGGTTGGCCCTGGAGTCCGCCCTGCGCGCCGAGGTTCCGGTGGACGTGGTGCCGGGCGCGGCGGAGGCGCTGCCGGTCAAGAGCGAGGCGTTCGACGCGGCCGTGGTGTCCCTGGTGCTGTGCAGTGTGCGGGACGTGCGGCGTTCGCTGAACGAGGTGCGGCGGGTGCTGCGCCCCGGAGGCGAGCTGCGGTTCTTCGAGCACGGCCGGGGCGGCGGACGGACGATGCGGACGGCCCAGCGGGTGCTGGACGGCTCGGTGTGGCCGCTGCTGTTCGGCGGCTGCCATGTGTCCCGCGACCCGGTCGCCGTGATCCGCGCCGCCGGCTTCGAGACCGGCCCGGTCCGGGAGGTCCTGGTGCCGGAGCAGGGGCCGAGGCTGCCCAGTTCCTACTGTGTGCTGGGCCGGGCGAGGCGGCCCCGTTCGGCCTGGCCCACCGGCCTCACAGACTCCACTGGCGCAGCTCCCGGGTGATGTCGTGCACGCTCGCCTCGCCGCTCTTGACCAGCCGGGCCAGTTCGCGCACCTGCTCGGCGGTGGTGACGACCTTGACACCGCTGGCCACCAGATAGCCGTAGGCGACGGCGGAGGCGAACAGCGCGTTGGAGCGCTCCAGTGCCGGGACGTGCAGCAGGAGTTGGAGGAGGGCGGCGGCGCGCGCGTGCGGGGTGTCGTACACGGCGACGTCGAAGATCTGGGCCTCGTGCCGGGCGACGGCCGCGACGAGGGCGCCCCAGTCGGTGACCTGGGGGTCTCCGGGTGTCTTGCGTTCGGCGACCATCAGGAGCCAGGCGAGGTCGATGCGGAGCTGACTCAAGGGATCAGCGACGTCCCTCGTGCCGGTCCTCGCGACGGAGTTCACGCCGGCCTTCGGGTTCGGTGCCGAACTCCTCGGCGAAGACCGCCTCGTACTGCTTCATGAAGTCGGCGGCGGACTCGACGAAGGTATGGCCCGCTTCGCCGGTGTCCTGCCGGACCAGCTCCTCGATGTACCGGTTCACACTCATCCCGCGCTCCAGGGCTCGTTCACGGGCGGCCCGGGCCGTGTCCTCATCCACCCGTACGTTCAGCTGGGTCTTGGCCATGCTTCGACGCTAGCGCCGGAGTGCTAGCGGAGGCAAGGGCACCGGTACGGGCACCGCTCCCGAGGGCCCCCTAGGGGCACAGTTTCGGTGCCCCTTACATCGATATCGGGAACCCGACCTGCGGCGGAGACGGTCTCGGACTTCGGAAGGATTTCGACTGTGCCCCGCGTCACACTAGGCTCGGCCGGGAACGCCCGGAATTCGAACTGGTTCGAGCCTGGAGGCCGTTTTGTCCACTGCTGCCGCTGAGCACCCCCTCGGCCGCGCGGAAGCCGACGGCATCGCCGCCCGCGCCCGGGCCCTGACGAAGGCGTACGGCTCGGGCGAGACGACGGTGCTCGCCCTCGACTCGGTCGACGTGGACATCGCACGCGGCCGGTTCACCGCGGTCATGGGCCCCTCGGGCTCGGGGAAGTCCACGCTGATGCACTGCCTGGCGGGGCTCGACACCGTCTCGGCCGGACAGGTGTGGCTCGGGGACACCGAGATCACCGGGCTGAAGGAGCGTGATCTGACACGGCTGCGCCGGGACCGGATCGGCTTCATGTTCCAGTCCTTCAATCTGATCCCCACACTGAACGCGGCCGAGAACATCACCCTGCCGATGGACATCGCGGGCAAGAAGCCCGACGAGAAGTGGCTGGACCAGGTCATCGACACCCTCGGGCTGCGGGACCGGCTGGGGCACCGGCCCTCGCAGCTCTCCGGCGGCCAGCAGCAGCGCGTCGCCTGCGCCCGCGCGCTCGCCTCCCGGCCCGAGCTGATCTTCGCCGACGAACCGACCGGCAACCTCGACTCCCGTGCCGGGCTCGAAGTGCTCGGCTTCCTGCGCGAGGCGGTCGACCAGCTGGGCCAGACGGTCGTCATGGTCACCCACGACCCGGGCGCCGCCGCCCACTCCGACCTGGTGCTCTTCCTCGCGGACGGGCGGATCGTGGACCGGATGGAGCGGCCGTCGGCGGACGCGGTGCTGGAGCGCATGAAGCGGTTCGACACGATCCGGGCGACCTTCGGACCGGAGGGCGCCCCGGCCCCCGCCGCCACCGACCTCGACAAGGACTGACACCGTGCTCAAGGCGACCCTGCGGAGTTTCCTCGCGCACAAGGGGCGGCTGCTGCTCTCGGCGCTCGCGGTCGTGCTGTCCGTGGCGTTCGTCTCGGGCAGCCTGATCTTCTCGGACACGGTCACCCGTACCTTCGACCGGCTCTTCGCCTCCACCTCGGCCGATGTGACCGTGGGCCCCAAGGACGACGACCTGTCCGGGCAGCTGCCGACCGGTGCCGTCGAGACCGTCCCCGCCTCGCTCGCCCAGCGGGTCGCGGGCATCGACGGCGTCGCGGACACCCATGTCGACGCGGCCGTCGAGAACGTCACGGTCGTCGACAGCGAGAACGAGTCGGTGGGGCCCACGACCGGCGCCCCCACCATCGCCACCAACTGGTACCTCACCGACCGCAGCCCGGTGAAGCTGACCAGCGGACACGCACCCGAGGGCCCCGGTCAGGCACTGCTCGACGCGGACACCGCGAAGAACAAGGACGTGAAGATCGGCGACACCCTGACGGTGCTCGCCCAGCCGGGCTCCTTCAAGGTCGAGGTCGTCGGCATCGCCACCTTCACCACCACCAACCCCGGCGCCGCGCTGGTCTTCCTCGACACCCGGGCCGCGCAGACCGAACTGCTGGGCGACCCCGACGCCGCCACCACCATCTCGGTGACCGCCGAGCCGGGTGTCGGCGACGACGTGCTCAAGCGGCGGATCGCCGACGAGCTGGGACCGACGGCGTACGACTACCAGACGGCCGACGAACAGGCCGAGTCCGCCGCCGCCTCGCTCGGCGGATTCCTCGACGTCATCAAGTACGTGATGCTGGGATTCGCCGGTATCGCCACGCTCGTGGGCGTCTTCCTCATCGTCAACACCTTCTCCATGCTGATCGCCCAACGCACCCGTGAACTGGGCCTGTTGCGGGCGCTGGGCGCCGACCGGCGGCAGGTGCGGCGGTCGGTGCTCACCGAGGCGGCGCTCCTCGGCCTGGTCGGGTCGACGGCCGGCCTCGCCGTGGGCATCGCCCTGGCCTTCGGGCTGATCGAGCTGATGGGCGCCTTCGGCATGAACCTCAGCTCGGCCGAGATGGTGATCGGCGTGGGCACGCCGATCGCGGCCTACGTCGTCGGGCTCGGCGTCACCTTCGTGGCGGCCTATCTGCCGGCCCGGCGGGCGTCGACCGTGTCGCCGATGGCGGCGCTCTCCGACGCCGAGATCGCCGGGGTGGGACGGCCGCTGAAGGTGCGCGCGATCGTCGGCGCCGTGGTCGGGGCGGCCGGTGCCGCCGCGCTCGTGGGGTGCGCGGTGTCCTCGGACACCGGCTCGGCGGCCTCCCTGCTCGGCCTCGGCGTGGTCCTCACGCTCGTCGCCACGGTCATCGCGGGACCGCTGCTGGTCCGGCCGGTGATCCGGGTCCTCGGCGGCGCCTTCCCCGCGCTGTTCGGTTCCGTCGGCCGGATGAGCCAGCGCAACGCCCTGCGCAACCCGCGCCGGACCGGGGCCACCGCCGCCGCGCTGATGGTGGGGATCGCGCTGGTCGGCGGGATGTCCGTGGCCAGCGCGTCGATGACCAAGTCCTTCGACGACGAGATCGACAAGACCCTCGGCGCCGACTTCGTCATCCAGAACCAGAACTTCATGCCGTTCCCGCAGGAGGTCACCGCCAAGGTCCGCGCCACGGACGGCGCCGGACTCGTCGTACGGCAGCGTTTCACGCCGGTCGAGGTGCGACT encodes the following:
- a CDS encoding adenosylmethionine--8-amino-7-oxononanoate transaminase → MPDQPHLTVPELLELDRRHVWHPYGPMPGRRDPLVVESASGVRLRLADGSGELVDGMSSWWSAIHGYNHPVLNEAVREQLGRMSHVMFGGLTHEPAVRLAKHLVDLSPEGLEHVFLADSGSVSVEVAVKMCLQYWRSLGRPGKQRLLTWRGGYHGDTWQPMSVCDPEGGMHELWQGVLPRQVFVDPPPVEYEEAYAQELRSAIERHADDLAAVIVEPVVQGAGGMRFHSPAYLRVLREACDAHDVLLVFDEIATGFGRTGALFAADHAAVTPDVMCVGKALTGGYLTMAAALCTARVADGISRGEVPVLAHGPTFMGNPLAAAVACASIELLLGQDWLAEVKRVETGLRDGLAPAREVPGVKDVRVLGAIGVVQLDHPVDMEAATAAAVREGVWLRPFRDLVYTMPPYVTGDEDVARIARAVCAAVREG
- the bioD gene encoding dethiobiotin synthase — its product is MTVLVITGTGTEVGKTVVTAAVAAAAVAAGRSVAVLKPAQTGVRPDERGDADEVARLAGTVTARELARYPEPLAPGTAARRSGLPPVHPEDVAEAAAKLAVDHDLVLVEGAGGLLVRFDEAGGTLADTARLLAAPVLLVAPAGLGTLNTTELTARELAARELELAGVVIGSWPGSPDLACRCNLADLPVVANAPLLGAVPAGAGALAPADFRVASTGWLAPRLGGAWDAAAFTAAQGSADV
- a CDS encoding helix-turn-helix transcriptional regulator, whose translation is MNVWSSPDTASAPVPTLSEGVRVRLLHAAHGDPRAAAELAAALTRRQLTGLDPLPAEPLTLAPALLRTHRREVRALPDDTRFLLLLAAADEYPVPTHAYARAVTAAGLDTRPLDAAEAAGLAHTTAQGIVFRDAWTRIAVYESASMADRREAHRLLAAVLSGEGERPGRSWHRAAAALGPSRRLAAELRLAARVARAIGDPTLASALAERAAGLTPEPAERAPLLAQAAAEAWQSGDGDRARRLVAATDDDALGGLLALRAGNAAEAFDALLTAAVRHVGAPTPDRAAHLLARATEAAIYTGDLRRCREAAAVADGLGILPPSTLGALAAAFEGRYDDARDVLEAAADRCGPGGDPTQLIHSGIAALLLGDHTRAFTATARAAASARARGETVTVPQAMEFRAYAEFWTGRPKAAEAAALDALRQAHATGQDNGACHLQAALAMFAAVTGDEQVCRERAESARAYALERGLGLPAALAIFALAFLDLSTGRYAASAARLRALAGFGPGHGHRAIRHLATPHYVEAAVRTGETRVAVAAHADYDRWARTVRSADDLALSARCRALLATGEEAVEHYRTALDLHASGTRDFERARTELLFGSALRRLRNRTEARDRLHSALEAFDHFGSPHCAAQARAELRALGERAPAAPGTEDLAARLTAQQLMIARMAAEGATNREIAARLLLSPRTIDHHLRGVFSRLGIRSRIELVRLLGEQSAP
- a CDS encoding esterase/lipase family protein; this translates as MHRRMRRIATALATVTSTLLVSLSFSASSAQAATHNPVVFVHGLSSSSSSWDDWIAYFKADGYTSSELYSWSYDWGQSNATTAAQLKTKIDSVRASTGAAKVDVVVHSMGALSSRYYLKNLGGTSSVDDFVSAAGVNHGTTVAGWCRWLYTSCSEMYTGSSFLTSLNSGDETPGSVSYASYWSNCDDALTPDTTAILSGATNVEVGCVSHNEMNNDHGVYEQVRDFIA
- a CDS encoding class I SAM-dependent methyltransferase, whose product is MARARTAKDAVHHPLFARFYARLSVSAEPRIGPLRDELLAGLSGRVIEIGAGNGLNFARYPGTVSEVVAIEPEHSLRRLALESALRAEVPVDVVPGAAEALPVKSEAFDAAVVSLVLCSVRDVRRSLNEVRRVLRPGGELRFFEHGRGGGRTMRTAQRVLDGSVWPLLFGGCHVSRDPVAVIRAAGFETGPVREVLVPEQGPRLPSSYCVLGRARRPRSAWPTGLTDSTGAAPG
- a CDS encoding fic family toxin-antitoxin system, toxin component; amino-acid sequence: MSQLRIDLAWLLMVAERKTPGDPQVTDWGALVAAVARHEAQIFDVAVYDTPHARAAALLQLLLHVPALERSNALFASAVAYGYLVASGVKVVTTAEQVRELARLVKSGEASVHDITRELRQWSL
- a CDS encoding toxin-antitoxin system HicB family antitoxin, producing the protein MAKTQLNVRVDEDTARAARERALERGMSVNRYIEELVRQDTGEAGHTFVESAADFMKQYEAVFAEEFGTEPEGRRELRREDRHEGRR
- a CDS encoding ABC transporter ATP-binding protein — encoded protein: MSTAAAEHPLGRAEADGIAARARALTKAYGSGETTVLALDSVDVDIARGRFTAVMGPSGSGKSTLMHCLAGLDTVSAGQVWLGDTEITGLKERDLTRLRRDRIGFMFQSFNLIPTLNAAENITLPMDIAGKKPDEKWLDQVIDTLGLRDRLGHRPSQLSGGQQQRVACARALASRPELIFADEPTGNLDSRAGLEVLGFLREAVDQLGQTVVMVTHDPGAAAHSDLVLFLADGRIVDRMERPSADAVLERMKRFDTIRATFGPEGAPAPAATDLDKD
- a CDS encoding ABC transporter permease encodes the protein MLKATLRSFLAHKGRLLLSALAVVLSVAFVSGSLIFSDTVTRTFDRLFASTSADVTVGPKDDDLSGQLPTGAVETVPASLAQRVAGIDGVADTHVDAAVENVTVVDSENESVGPTTGAPTIATNWYLTDRSPVKLTSGHAPEGPGQALLDADTAKNKDVKIGDTLTVLAQPGSFKVEVVGIATFTTTNPGAALVFLDTRAAQTELLGDPDAATTISVTAEPGVGDDVLKRRIADELGPTAYDYQTADEQAESAAASLGGFLDVIKYVMLGFAGIATLVGVFLIVNTFSMLIAQRTRELGLLRALGADRRQVRRSVLTEAALLGLVGSTAGLAVGIALAFGLIELMGAFGMNLSSAEMVIGVGTPIAAYVVGLGVTFVAAYLPARRASTVSPMAALSDAEIAGVGRPLKVRAIVGAVVGAAGAAALVGCAVSSDTGSAASLLGLGVVLTLVATVIAGPLLVRPVIRVLGGAFPALFGSVGRMSQRNALRNPRRTGATAAALMVGIALVGGMSVASASMTKSFDDEIDKTLGADFVIQNQNFMPFPQEVTAKVRATDGAGLVVRQRFTPVEVRLPDGDRVETTAAAYDPRLDEVANVTYAQGDSAAALADGALAMDVDFAREHDVKVGSTIPVRFPAGKNAELKVGALTDQDTADGFGMQGGIYFGTGTIEKYVPDGQDSSLYVNAGSGVGADELRANLDRTLEAYPQVQVRDQADYKELIRGQIAVLLYLVYALLGLAIVIAVLGVVNTLALSVVERTREIGLLRAIGLARRQLRRMIRLESVMIAVFGAVLGLALGLVWGVCVQQVLALQGMKALAIPWGTVVAVVIGSAVVGVVAALLPALRASRMNVLAAIAHE